A single Chanos chanos chromosome 8, fChaCha1.1, whole genome shotgun sequence DNA region contains:
- the smarce1 gene encoding SWI/SNF-related matrix-associated actin-dependent regulator of chromatin subfamily E member 1 isoform X3, producing MSKRPSYAPPPAPAPTTQMPTTPGFVGYNPYSHLAYNNYRLGGNPGGNNRVMNSSGITVPKPPKPPDKPLMPYMRYSRKVWDQVKASNPDLKLWEIGKIIGGMWRDLTDEEKQDYLNEYEAEKIEYNDSLKAYHNSPAYLAYVNAKNRAEAALEEESRQRQSRLDKGEPYMSIQPAEDPDDYDDGFSMKHTAAARFQRNHRLISDILSEVVVPDVRSVVTTARMQVLKRQVQSLMVHQRKLEAELLQIEDRHQEKKRRFLETTESFNRELKRLCSLKVEVDMEKLAAEMAAAEEAARRRAEEREREVAEQAEKAAQEEQQAAAAQANPNPEQTPEPKEGEETPTPMETDEAPAEASEGSQEAEEGAASAPKKQAHPEPAEGTTDEGTSDSTAPSESSTGQAAEPPPSDATPEEHPPGPAQ from the exons ATGTCAA agcgGCCATCCTatgcccctccccctgccccagCCCCTACAACA CAAATGCCCACCACCCCTGGGTTTGTGGGGTACAACCCATACAGCCATCTGGCCTACAACAACTACAGGCTGGGAGGGAACCCCGGCGGGAACAACAGGGTAATG AACTCCTCAGGGATCACTGTGCCCAAGCCCCCGAAGCCACCAGACAAGCCCCTGATGCCATACATGCGATACAGCCGGAAG GTTTGGGATCAAGTGAAAGCCTCTAATCCAGACCTGAAGTTATGGGAGATTGGGAAGATTATCGGGGGCATGTGGCGGGACCTGACTGATGAAGAAAAGCAGGACTATTTAAATGAGTATGAGGCAGAAAAG atTGAGTATAATGACTCTCTTAAGGCGTACCATAACTCACCAGCCTACCTGGCCTACGTCAATgccaaaaacagagcagaggcggctctggaggaggagagccGTCAGCGGCAGTCCCGTCTTGACAAGGGAGAACCGTATATGAGCATACAGCCTGCCGAGGACCCTGATG ACTATGATGACGGCTTCTCCATGAAGCACACGGCAGCCGCTCGTTTTCAGAGAAACCACAGACTCATCAGTGACATCCTGAGTGAAGTGGTTGTGCCGGATGTTCGCTCTGTTGTCACTACCGCCCGGATGCAAGTCCTCAAACGGCAGGTCCAGTCTCTCATGGTGCACCAG agGAAGCTGGAGGCAGAGCTGCTGCAGATTGAGGACCGtcaccaggagaaaaaaagacggTTTCTGGAGACAACAGAGTCTTTCAACCGTGAGCTCAAACGG ctgtgcaGTCTTAAGGTGGAGGTGGACATGGAGAAACTGGCTGCGGAGATGGCGGCGGCAGAAGAAGCAGCACGGCGGcgggcagaggagagggagcgGGAGGTGGCGGAGCAGGCAGAGAAGGCAGCCCAGGAGGAGCAGCAGGCAGCTGCAGCACAGGCCAATCCAAATCCAGAGCAAACCCCTGAGCccaaagagggagaggagaccCCCACCCCAATGGAGACAG atgaggcTCCGGCGGAGGCATCTGAAGGATCCCAGGAGGCTGAGGAAGGGGCGGCGTCTGCTCCTAAGAAACAGGCTCACCCTGAGCCTGCAGAGGGAACCACTGACGAGGGGACAAGTGACAGCACCGCTCCATCTGAGAGCAGCACTGGGCAGGCCGCGGAGCCCCCACCATCAGACGCAACTCCCGAGGAGCACCCCCCAGGACCAGCCCAATAA
- the smarce1 gene encoding SWI/SNF-related matrix-associated actin-dependent regulator of chromatin subfamily E member 1 isoform X1, with the protein MSKRPSYAPPPAPAPTTQMPTTPGFVGYNPYSHLAYNNYRLGGNPGGNNRVMNSSGITVPKPPKPPDKPLMPYMRYSRKVSRKVWDQVKASNPDLKLWEIGKIIGGMWRDLTDEEKQDYLNEYEAEKIEYNDSLKAYHNSPAYLAYVNAKNRAEAALEEESRQRQSRLDKGEPYMSIQPAEDPDDYDDGFSMKHTAAARFQRNHRLISDILSEVVVPDVRSVVTTARMQVLKRQVQSLMVHQRKLEAELLQIEDRHQEKKRRFLETTESFNRELKRLCSLKVEVDMEKLAAEMAAAEEAARRRAEEREREVAEQAEKAAQEEQQAAAAQANPNPEQTPEPKEGEETPTPMETDEAPAEASEGSQEAEEGAASAPKKQAHPEPAEGTTDEGTSDSTAPSESSTGQAAEPPPSDATPEEHPPGPAQ; encoded by the exons ATGTCAA agcgGCCATCCTatgcccctccccctgccccagCCCCTACAACA CAAATGCCCACCACCCCTGGGTTTGTGGGGTACAACCCATACAGCCATCTGGCCTACAACAACTACAGGCTGGGAGGGAACCCCGGCGGGAACAACAGGGTAATG AACTCCTCAGGGATCACTGTGCCCAAGCCCCCGAAGCCACCAGACAAGCCCCTGATGCCATACATGCGATACAGCCGGAAGGTAAGCAGGAAG GTTTGGGATCAAGTGAAAGCCTCTAATCCAGACCTGAAGTTATGGGAGATTGGGAAGATTATCGGGGGCATGTGGCGGGACCTGACTGATGAAGAAAAGCAGGACTATTTAAATGAGTATGAGGCAGAAAAG atTGAGTATAATGACTCTCTTAAGGCGTACCATAACTCACCAGCCTACCTGGCCTACGTCAATgccaaaaacagagcagaggcggctctggaggaggagagccGTCAGCGGCAGTCCCGTCTTGACAAGGGAGAACCGTATATGAGCATACAGCCTGCCGAGGACCCTGATG ACTATGATGACGGCTTCTCCATGAAGCACACGGCAGCCGCTCGTTTTCAGAGAAACCACAGACTCATCAGTGACATCCTGAGTGAAGTGGTTGTGCCGGATGTTCGCTCTGTTGTCACTACCGCCCGGATGCAAGTCCTCAAACGGCAGGTCCAGTCTCTCATGGTGCACCAG agGAAGCTGGAGGCAGAGCTGCTGCAGATTGAGGACCGtcaccaggagaaaaaaagacggTTTCTGGAGACAACAGAGTCTTTCAACCGTGAGCTCAAACGG ctgtgcaGTCTTAAGGTGGAGGTGGACATGGAGAAACTGGCTGCGGAGATGGCGGCGGCAGAAGAAGCAGCACGGCGGcgggcagaggagagggagcgGGAGGTGGCGGAGCAGGCAGAGAAGGCAGCCCAGGAGGAGCAGCAGGCAGCTGCAGCACAGGCCAATCCAAATCCAGAGCAAACCCCTGAGCccaaagagggagaggagaccCCCACCCCAATGGAGACAG atgaggcTCCGGCGGAGGCATCTGAAGGATCCCAGGAGGCTGAGGAAGGGGCGGCGTCTGCTCCTAAGAAACAGGCTCACCCTGAGCCTGCAGAGGGAACCACTGACGAGGGGACAAGTGACAGCACCGCTCCATCTGAGAGCAGCACTGGGCAGGCCGCGGAGCCCCCACCATCAGACGCAACTCCCGAGGAGCACCCCCCAGGACCAGCCCAATAA
- the smarce1 gene encoding SWI/SNF-related matrix-associated actin-dependent regulator of chromatin subfamily E member 1 isoform X2 → MSKRPSYAPPPAPAPTTQMPTTPGFVGYNPYSHLAYNNYRLGGNPGGNNRNSSGITVPKPPKPPDKPLMPYMRYSRKVSRKVWDQVKASNPDLKLWEIGKIIGGMWRDLTDEEKQDYLNEYEAEKIEYNDSLKAYHNSPAYLAYVNAKNRAEAALEEESRQRQSRLDKGEPYMSIQPAEDPDDYDDGFSMKHTAAARFQRNHRLISDILSEVVVPDVRSVVTTARMQVLKRQVQSLMVHQRKLEAELLQIEDRHQEKKRRFLETTESFNRELKRLCSLKVEVDMEKLAAEMAAAEEAARRRAEEREREVAEQAEKAAQEEQQAAAAQANPNPEQTPEPKEGEETPTPMETDEAPAEASEGSQEAEEGAASAPKKQAHPEPAEGTTDEGTSDSTAPSESSTGQAAEPPPSDATPEEHPPGPAQ, encoded by the exons ATGTCAA agcgGCCATCCTatgcccctccccctgccccagCCCCTACAACA CAAATGCCCACCACCCCTGGGTTTGTGGGGTACAACCCATACAGCCATCTGGCCTACAACAACTACAGGCTGGGAGGGAACCCCGGCGGGAACAACAGG AACTCCTCAGGGATCACTGTGCCCAAGCCCCCGAAGCCACCAGACAAGCCCCTGATGCCATACATGCGATACAGCCGGAAGGTAAGCAGGAAG GTTTGGGATCAAGTGAAAGCCTCTAATCCAGACCTGAAGTTATGGGAGATTGGGAAGATTATCGGGGGCATGTGGCGGGACCTGACTGATGAAGAAAAGCAGGACTATTTAAATGAGTATGAGGCAGAAAAG atTGAGTATAATGACTCTCTTAAGGCGTACCATAACTCACCAGCCTACCTGGCCTACGTCAATgccaaaaacagagcagaggcggctctggaggaggagagccGTCAGCGGCAGTCCCGTCTTGACAAGGGAGAACCGTATATGAGCATACAGCCTGCCGAGGACCCTGATG ACTATGATGACGGCTTCTCCATGAAGCACACGGCAGCCGCTCGTTTTCAGAGAAACCACAGACTCATCAGTGACATCCTGAGTGAAGTGGTTGTGCCGGATGTTCGCTCTGTTGTCACTACCGCCCGGATGCAAGTCCTCAAACGGCAGGTCCAGTCTCTCATGGTGCACCAG agGAAGCTGGAGGCAGAGCTGCTGCAGATTGAGGACCGtcaccaggagaaaaaaagacggTTTCTGGAGACAACAGAGTCTTTCAACCGTGAGCTCAAACGG ctgtgcaGTCTTAAGGTGGAGGTGGACATGGAGAAACTGGCTGCGGAGATGGCGGCGGCAGAAGAAGCAGCACGGCGGcgggcagaggagagggagcgGGAGGTGGCGGAGCAGGCAGAGAAGGCAGCCCAGGAGGAGCAGCAGGCAGCTGCAGCACAGGCCAATCCAAATCCAGAGCAAACCCCTGAGCccaaagagggagaggagaccCCCACCCCAATGGAGACAG atgaggcTCCGGCGGAGGCATCTGAAGGATCCCAGGAGGCTGAGGAAGGGGCGGCGTCTGCTCCTAAGAAACAGGCTCACCCTGAGCCTGCAGAGGGAACCACTGACGAGGGGACAAGTGACAGCACCGCTCCATCTGAGAGCAGCACTGGGCAGGCCGCGGAGCCCCCACCATCAGACGCAACTCCCGAGGAGCACCCCCCAGGACCAGCCCAATAA
- the smarce1 gene encoding SWI/SNF-related matrix-associated actin-dependent regulator of chromatin subfamily E member 1 isoform X4 — protein sequence MSKRPSYAPPPAPAPTTQMPTTPGFVGYNPYSHLAYNNYRLGGNPGGNNRNSSGITVPKPPKPPDKPLMPYMRYSRKVWDQVKASNPDLKLWEIGKIIGGMWRDLTDEEKQDYLNEYEAEKIEYNDSLKAYHNSPAYLAYVNAKNRAEAALEEESRQRQSRLDKGEPYMSIQPAEDPDDYDDGFSMKHTAAARFQRNHRLISDILSEVVVPDVRSVVTTARMQVLKRQVQSLMVHQRKLEAELLQIEDRHQEKKRRFLETTESFNRELKRLCSLKVEVDMEKLAAEMAAAEEAARRRAEEREREVAEQAEKAAQEEQQAAAAQANPNPEQTPEPKEGEETPTPMETDEAPAEASEGSQEAEEGAASAPKKQAHPEPAEGTTDEGTSDSTAPSESSTGQAAEPPPSDATPEEHPPGPAQ from the exons ATGTCAA agcgGCCATCCTatgcccctccccctgccccagCCCCTACAACA CAAATGCCCACCACCCCTGGGTTTGTGGGGTACAACCCATACAGCCATCTGGCCTACAACAACTACAGGCTGGGAGGGAACCCCGGCGGGAACAACAGG AACTCCTCAGGGATCACTGTGCCCAAGCCCCCGAAGCCACCAGACAAGCCCCTGATGCCATACATGCGATACAGCCGGAAG GTTTGGGATCAAGTGAAAGCCTCTAATCCAGACCTGAAGTTATGGGAGATTGGGAAGATTATCGGGGGCATGTGGCGGGACCTGACTGATGAAGAAAAGCAGGACTATTTAAATGAGTATGAGGCAGAAAAG atTGAGTATAATGACTCTCTTAAGGCGTACCATAACTCACCAGCCTACCTGGCCTACGTCAATgccaaaaacagagcagaggcggctctggaggaggagagccGTCAGCGGCAGTCCCGTCTTGACAAGGGAGAACCGTATATGAGCATACAGCCTGCCGAGGACCCTGATG ACTATGATGACGGCTTCTCCATGAAGCACACGGCAGCCGCTCGTTTTCAGAGAAACCACAGACTCATCAGTGACATCCTGAGTGAAGTGGTTGTGCCGGATGTTCGCTCTGTTGTCACTACCGCCCGGATGCAAGTCCTCAAACGGCAGGTCCAGTCTCTCATGGTGCACCAG agGAAGCTGGAGGCAGAGCTGCTGCAGATTGAGGACCGtcaccaggagaaaaaaagacggTTTCTGGAGACAACAGAGTCTTTCAACCGTGAGCTCAAACGG ctgtgcaGTCTTAAGGTGGAGGTGGACATGGAGAAACTGGCTGCGGAGATGGCGGCGGCAGAAGAAGCAGCACGGCGGcgggcagaggagagggagcgGGAGGTGGCGGAGCAGGCAGAGAAGGCAGCCCAGGAGGAGCAGCAGGCAGCTGCAGCACAGGCCAATCCAAATCCAGAGCAAACCCCTGAGCccaaagagggagaggagaccCCCACCCCAATGGAGACAG atgaggcTCCGGCGGAGGCATCTGAAGGATCCCAGGAGGCTGAGGAAGGGGCGGCGTCTGCTCCTAAGAAACAGGCTCACCCTGAGCCTGCAGAGGGAACCACTGACGAGGGGACAAGTGACAGCACCGCTCCATCTGAGAGCAGCACTGGGCAGGCCGCGGAGCCCCCACCATCAGACGCAACTCCCGAGGAGCACCCCCCAGGACCAGCCCAATAA
- the LOC115819462 gene encoding von Willebrand factor C domain-containing protein 2-like, whose product MRFLVLYQSFALLSLETAPEYSTKTDLEYEFGDYRGKWCIDDQGFVYSIGEVYYPSPNACPCTCTEDGPICLKPKCPRIHPRCTRIRYKSCCPVCEAVSKVCVYGGKTYRMFQEFKLSPCEKCRCEVNREVYCTVAECPALHCVNPTYEPSHCCPVCKNGPNCFAGNRVIAAGERVEVDESTVCFCTYRDGTWQTHPHATCELRQLPEEDAPGVEDSSKQMEEQDQERMRERELLPRLDLIP is encoded by the exons ATGCGCTTCCTCGTTCTCTATCAGTCTTTTGCGCTCCTTAGCTTAGAAACCGCGCCTGAATATTCTACAAAAACTGATTTAGAGTACGAATTTGGAGACTATCGTGGCAAGTGGTGCATCGACGATCAAGGTTTTGTGTACAGCATTGGGGAGGTTTATTATCCAAGTCCCAACGCTTGTCCATGTACCTGCACCGAAGATGGACCGATTTGTCTAAAACCCAAATGTCCGCGTATCCACCCGCGATGTACTCGCATCCGGTACAAGTCCTGCTGCCCTGTCTGCGAAGCCGTTAGTAAAGTGTGCGTGTACGGTGGAAAGACCTATAGAATGTTCCAGGAATTTAAG TTGTCTCCATGTGAGAAATGCCGCTGTGAGGTGAACAGAGAAGTCTACTGCACTGTGGCCGAATGCCCTGCCTTGCACTGTGTCAACCCAACCTATGAGCCCAGCCACTGCTGTCCAGTATGTAAGAACG gaccAAACTGCTTTGCGGGAAACAGAGTGATTGCGGCCGGAGAGCGTGTAGAGGTCGATGAGAGTACCGTGTGTTTCTGCACCTATCGGGATGGGACGTGGCAGACACACCCTCACGCGACCTGCGAACTGCGCCAGCTGCCTGAGGAGGACGCCCCTGGGGTCGAGGACTCGTCCAAACAGATGGAGGAGCAGGAtcaggagagaatgagggaaaggGAGCTGCTGCCCAGGCTGGACCTGATCCCATAA
- the rpl23 gene encoding large ribosomal subunit protein uL14 — MSKRGRGGSSGAKFRISLGLPVGAVINCADNTGAKNLYIISVKGIKGRLNRLPAAGVGDMVMATVKKGKPELRKKVHPAVVIRQRKSYRRKDGVFLYFEDNAGVIVNNKGEMKGSAITGPVAKECADLWPRIASNAGSIA, encoded by the exons ATGTCTAAGAGAG GACGTGGTGGGTCTTCTGGAGCAAAGTTCCGCATCTCGCTGGGTCTCCCAGTGGGCGCGGTGATTAACTGCGCAGACAACACAG GTGCCAAGAACCTGTACATTATCTCTGTGAAAGGCATCAAAGGCCGACTGAACAGGCTGCCTGCAGCAGGTGTGGGCGACATGGTTATGGCCACAGTCAAGAAAGGCAAACCAGAGCTCAGGAAGAAGG TGCATCCTGCTGTGGTGATTCGACAGCGCAAATCATATCGGCGAAAAGACGGTGTCTTTCTGTACTTTGAGGACAATGCAGGAGTCATAGTCAATAATAAAGGTGAAATGAAAG GCTCTGCAATCACAGGACCCGTTGCCAAGGAGTGCGCGGACCTGTGGCCGAGGATTGCTTCAAACGCAGGCAGCATTGCCTGA
- the dnaaf19 gene encoding dynein axonemal assembly factor 19, whose protein sequence is MDNSETINFSVLERALSSALEADMKYHRENDAKFRAIHQNVGSYEEFRDIVLASHLRPLDKKDRIGAPRKQPWNTLATNTKQQDVASSETFQASVCEFRPKTASEFSRDWRRFGGCPAEKYRLLVTLGGEVLRGIFGAEVGFGLLGDFVTVLSQGIKSGDEMSVVSVLEALCKTPRFGLNISLLSCEEQEGCKEVFRKLWKAVKGSIETLDGTSVENSACRGICDANKIQNTTNMVHNPLLEKVEHLMRVYGISISL, encoded by the exons ATGGACAACTCTGAGACAATCAACTTCTCTGTCCTCGAAAGAGCGCTGTCATCTGCACTTGAAGCAGACATGAAAtatcacagagaaaatgatgcTAAATTCCGGGCCATTCATCAAAATGTTGGCAGTTATGAAGAGTTCAG GGACATAGTGCTGGCGTCCCACCTGAGGCCACTGGATAAAAAAGACCGAATTGGCGCGCCTCGCAAACAGCCATGGAACACGCttgccacaaacacaaaacagcaggaTGTAGCTAGCTCTGAAACATTTCAG GCGTCCGTATGTGAGTTTCGGCCAAAGACAGCGTCCGAGTTTAGTCGGGACTGGCGCAGGTTTGGAGGATGTCCAGCGGAGAAGTACCGGCTCCTAGTCACTCTGGGCGGGGAGGTTCTGCGGGGTATATTTGGGGCTGAGGTGGGCTTTGGTCTGCTAGGGGACTTCGTCACGGTCCTTTCTCAGGGCATTAAGTCTGGCGATGAGATGTCTGTGGTCAGTGTTCTAGAGGCGCTCTGTAAGACTCCACGTTTTGGCCTCAATATATCCCTTTTGAGCTGTGAGGAGCAGGAGGGGTGTAAGGAAGTGTTTCGTAAGCTGTGGAAGGCAGTGAAGGGTTCTATAGAGACTCTGGATGGAACCTCAGTGGAAAACAGTGCATGCAGAGGGATTTGTGATGCCAATAAAATCCAAAATACAACCAACATGGTACATAACCCTTTATTGGAAAAAGTCGAACATTTAATGAGGGTATATGGGATTTCCATTAGTTTATGA